The following nucleotide sequence is from Triticum dicoccoides isolate Atlit2015 ecotype Zavitan chromosome 7B, WEW_v2.0, whole genome shotgun sequence.
TGAGTGTTGGTAAAAATGCTACTCATCCAATGACATACTTTTTGTGGCACATAGCTCACATTTTGTTGGTAAATTAATAATCAAAATTAAGCATAAATATATGACGTGGTCTTGTATACAAAAAGAGGGAGTACTGAAATTTGTAGCTACTCAATCCTGACTACTTGGAGTGCAAGCCGCTTGTTCCTCTGCGCTGACCTGTAGTGACAGTAGCTCAGCATTTGATATGTTTCGtctctactccctctgtccccaaaataagtgtcttaaccttagtacaaagttgagacacttattttaagacGGAAGGAGTACTGTCAAAGAGACggccttttcagaagcttgttttgCATATAAAAGTGTTTAAGAAGCAACCGCTATAAACAGAAGTTGGCGGCTCTAATCCTTGTGATAAGAAATGTTGGGGTGCAGCTATTGCTGACTACTGTGGCAAAACGGACTTGTTGACCAAGGCAGAGAAATCGGGGAATTTCTGCCTTCTGGAAGGGGGTGTCAAGATGAAACGACTTGTTTTACTTGCTTTCCAAGAAGTTGTTTGTTTTGTGGGGGTGGGGGACCTCTGATCTATTCATCTACTGTTAAGTTATtacaaagaatgattcaaaaaagaAAAGATAGTACAAAGAACATCAGAAGGAATTATATACAGGTCCGTaaaccacctagcgatgactacaagcacttgAGCGAGTTGAAGGCGCACCTTTCATCGCCTCATCACCGGAgccggcaaaccttgttgtagtaaccAGTGAGAaaatcgtcgtgctaaggccccagagGACCAGCACAATAGAACAACAAGCGCCGtcgatgaagagaagcgtagattGAAAGAATCCAACCTATAGACATACGAATATAGGCGAACAAAGACCGGATCCTAAGAAATTGTTTCATTAGCGATTCATTTACGCGCGTGTGTGCTAACAGTAAATAAAATAACTAATTATGGGTCCAAAGGGCATGTATGGTGCAGGGTGTTTAAATAATATAGACAACGAAGACCGGATCCTAAGAAATTGTTTCATTAGCGACTCATTTACGTGCATACCGATAGTAAATAAAATAACCGATTATGGGtcttaagagcatgtacaatgcaaGGTGTTTAAAGAGGAGATTGTAAAAATGAATTATTTTTTTAAAgtaccggtgcttatttgtacaacATGTACTTAGGCCCCTAAGCTATAGAAACAAGCACTGATGCTCAAGCAAAAAATATGATTTATTACAAACACCTTTCTAAGTATCTTGCATTATTATTGAATTCATATTCTAGCCGACTCATCCAAAAGTTCAAACTGATGGAGGAAGGCGGgtaatatatttcaacactccccctTCTGTCTAGACTATTTTAGTCCTTAGGTGTGGGATCGATGTAGGCCACAAAACCATTTTTATTTAATACTGCGTTGGCagagtcttgaactcaagacctcttggctctgttaccatattgaattcatgctccagccaactcatccaaaagtctgaACTGATGGAGGGATGCGGGTAATATATTTCAACAATTGTACATGGTCTAAGTCAACAAACGGTGTGTATTTTTGGTGGCTGCGCAATGCCCTCGTGAAAGTTGTttcgtttaaaaaatatattattttaagTAGAGCCTAAAAGACATAGTGTTATTTTAGCAATGCCAAATAGGATGACCGTGAGTTAGAAGAgaaatggaaaataaaaaaatgttTTTTGTTAGCAAAAAAATGATATATCTCCAATATTGCTCTAGTTTAACTTAAATCACACTATAATTTTGGGAGCGCATCCATGAATTGATAGAGATTACGCCAATATATATTTCATTTTATATCATGTCTCATGTCTATAGTTGAACTTATTGCAATTTTTTTATCTTTATAGACCATCAtatgcattgttgaggaaatcgttaactgatagctgctcggttggctggcgagaaagggattaataggctaattaaTTAGTCATTTAATCAAGTAATCGGTCGattaccctacgagtagggattaatcagcAAGTTAACTAGTTAATCGGATAAATTCTTGAATATGGATCATATGTAAGAATGCAGGCGGACGCGTCTGCACCTGTCGGCATGATGATGGATGGTCCCGGACGCACCCGCCTGCACCCCTAATTATAACCACTCAAGGGAGGCACGTGGTTCGTACTGTATAGCAAAATCTTCATGTATTTCTTAAAATATAGTGGACATCTCCTATAATCACATATGCAAAATAGAGATTTTGAGTGGTTATAATTAGAGGTGCAGGCGGATGCAATGAAATTGGGCTGGTTTGATTGCTACAAATAGGATGCAATGTATGCTCATATCATATGAATTTTCTTTGGTTTCATAGAGCTATGCCATTATATTCTTCTAGTATTGTTTGAATTATTCTTACCAATGAAACGATCTATTTGTGACAATCACTTACCATTTCTAAAGTTCCATTTTGGGTGGTTGTTTAAACAAAGAAGGATCCAATTTTTGGTGATTATGTTGTTTTGCAAAGAAAGGTGTGGAaagtcatcaaattcccacttaaaTGACAACATCAAATGAATATTTGTTATTGTGTTTTTTTACTTAGTCTATATTTTAGCAATCAAAATTATATCTCTAGTGTTATATTTGAAGATGCATAATTTCTTTTACTATTCGTTTTTGCAGGTTCAATATATCATATTTCCAATACTTAGATCTTTCTTAAATTTTCATTATGATCTTTTGCGTTTCAAAATTTCACATTCAGACATAAAAAATAATCACAATTTTTCTGATGACATTTAGAATAATTAATAAATATAAATACAAAAAAAGAGATCTCAAACTTCAATATTGAAATTATAGTTCACAATATGTAAATAAAATATTGTTTCAGTTGTTGAAAGTCCAAACTACTATACCCTGAATtactttatactccctccgtttcagtgCGTATAGATTTTTTaaaaagtcaaactttacaaacttcGATCAAGTTTATGAAAAAAACTATTTATATTTATAATATTTAAATATATAAAATACAAAACTACATCTTATGATAAATCTAATGACATATATTTGGCATTCTAGATGGTAATATGTTTCTCCATAGCGTAATCAAATTTGTGAGGTTTGACTTTATTAAAAAAAAATCTACGATTGctacattatgaaacggagggagtatttccttCAACCAACCAAGATAAAACAGAGATTACGCACGCATGATCGGACGGTTGAATCTCGCTGCATCGGACGGCTGGAGCTGGACTGACCCAACAGTTAGGCCGGTGCACCGGCGCAGATCACTGCCCTTTCATAATCTCTGTTTATGAACGTTCACTACATAGTAAAATCACATAGTAGTATAGCTCAAGTAGCTACGCTGACATCCACGTCACTGCTTATGAACGGCCGTCTACATAAGCAGCCTCCGACCTTTCTGCAAACCACTGCACCGCACACCACCTGCTCGATCAAATTACACCGCGCCCGAACAACGCCGCTAGCCTCCGGCCGCCTCCGCCCCTTCCGATGAGCTTTCTCGCCGGGCGCCTCGCCGCCCAGGAGGGCGCCTACTTCCTGCAGGAGTCCAagctcgccgccggccgcctcgcGGCGAAGCTCCCCGCGTCCGCGCGTGGGCCCAGGCCGGCGTCCCCGCCTCCGTCGCCCGACGTGCTCCCGGAGATCCTCCGCCACTCCGTGCCCATCAGGCCTACGCCGCCTCCGGCTGACTCCACCCTCTACGGCTCCACTCGCTGGGTCCTCCCACAGGGCGGCGCCGAGACAGCCGGCGTGTCGCCCGACGTGCTCAACCCGCTCCGCTCGTACGTCGCTCTGCCGCAGGCCACCTTCGGCCCCAAAAGGTGCGGCTCTGCTGCCTTCAGTTCTGCTCCAATTTTTTCGCTCACAGTAGCTTTGAAATCGGGTGCTCGCTCGGGTCTGCGTACGTTCTGAATTGGGGAAAACGTGCACCCGATCATTCATGCTCGGATAATCAGCAAGGGATTAAGAATTTGTGCTTATGGGTGATGTATATTTTGATCCGTGAGagcaattgttagttgcctatagtTGGTGTGGACAATATACCTGGGAAATCATATATATCACTGATGCACACGTTGGAAGAAAAACGGGCATATGAGCTTATGTGAGGTGCAGGGTGTGCTTTCATATGGAAACTGTTCCGAAAGTTGATTCTATTCACTCGATGCAATGAGCTATATGTGATTTTACACGGGTCACTTCAGAATGTACAGTCCGATAAATTTCATATGTGTTCCATATGTACTTCCGCACCTATGCTCTGCTCCCAATATTTTTGACCAAATCCTATTTGGTTTGGCTTCTAGAGTGGTTTTCCACTGAAAATAGCCGAATCCCAACCAAACAGCCTTTTCCTACCTTCAGTTTCCTAGCTTTGACCAAGGCACTTACTTCAGTTGCACGTAGGGCGCGAAGCAGCCAAGAGGTGCTTCTAGCAAGAAAACTGGCTTCCACGGAGCCCCGTTATGGAAACAAAATGCCACCGCACCCTACGAGGCTTCATAGAGCAGTTTTGCTGGTACAGCCAACCCAAAGTTGCTTCGAGTGAAGCCACAACCCAACCAAAAGGGTGTTAGTTCTAAGTTTCTAACTGAAAAACTTATGGCTTAGGTGGATTTCTTTAGTCAGTCTATAACTCAGGCTTTTCTCAGAGGAGGAAAAGAATGAAGGTGTGGGCAGGAAGGAGGAGAGAATTTGATAACCCAATGATTTCTTTTCCGTCTTTCATAATACGGTGATCTATCAAATCAATTCATGGATGAGAGTTATATTTCATGAAGTTTGTATATATACTTGCTACAAATCTCTAGCGACTTAAAGCATGTGGAGCTGAGCTAGAGTGGTAGGGATGTAAATGGAGTAAGGCAAAAATACTGAAAAAGCAATTATAAATTTCGTCTGTAATTATCTGTCACTAGATAGTTGTGGACTTGTGGTCAAGCAAGAAGCCAATCACAAACCTACACTTCTATAAATCATGAATTTGAGACATTGTTATTTTATTTGCAGCCTGCTTTCTATAATGTCATAACGAAGGGTCTAAAGTGGTCATTTTTTTAGCACGTGCATAAGCACTCGTTATGAGTCCTCTAGGAATGCAATTTCGTACTTGCACTGTTGCACATACCAGAAACAGAACCGTAAATATATAATGGCTCAACCTTTGTACTAGTTGGTTAGAGAACTCAACTTGATACTAGAGCAAGAGGTTATGTGCTACCTCCTTCATTTATTCATTTTTATAAGATGAACACACTGTTTAAGATTAAAACTTTGCAACGTTGATCAACAATTAGTTCTACATACTGAGTGCTGCAAATGGTACCATGAGATTTTTAGCAGGAGTACTGCTTCCTAAATTTAAAGAAAACTATCTCTTCTCAGTGTACCATGTAGTAGTCCTACATATTGAGAGCTGTTCTGCCTGGCCATTCTGTGAGGTAATTAAGTTAACGCTGTAAAACCTAACTTGATGATTCATTTTCATATTTTTCTGTCTTTGTCATGAATTTACAGATGGGAACTTCCAACTGAGCAGCCTTACTACTCGGCGGCAACCGCCAATGAGCGGCGACGTGATATGCATCCTCCTCCCATGGACCCTGAGAAGTTGAAGGCTGTAATTGATGGATACTCACAGGGTATGTAATTATGCCAGAAAATTTTGTGTTGTGGTGTTGTTCAAGATCTGTTGTTCTCACCTTTTCATTGACGCAGTTGGAAAGGCATTTCTTGCTGGGACTGTTTTGGTGTTTGGAGGAGCAACAGCTGTGCTGCTGTACACTGCCAATAAGCTACAGTTGCATTCAGTAAGTCACGGAACTTGCTCTAGACTGAAATATACAAGAGTAAATATACTTCCTACcttcaagaaaaagaaaaaaaatgccatATCAGATCGCAATAAAAATTCTAGGTTCTGTGGTTACTGCATGATCTTCACCTGTCTTGTTTGAGATTTATGATTTGTATTCGAGTTTTGTACTTCCATTGTTTTCCTGTCTTCAGTTTTTCATGTATTAATTTCCAAAATATGTGGTTTTCAAAATTGTTATGCTCCTTCAGCATCTTTTAGTTAATACGTAGTCATTGGCATACTTAAAATGGTAAAGAACCAACTTGTGCCCATTCATATGTCAGTGTAGATAAAACCAACTTTGGATAAGCCGACGTCAACATACTAATCAGCATCCTTGATAATAACAATGAACAACAAAAGAGATGGAAGTCAAGACATCTAATTGACAAATATCCTCTCTGAAACAACACTGGTATCCCCTTTCAGGTAGACGACGTCAAAGCTAAAGGAAAAGACGCAGTGCAACCACATGCCGATATGATCAAAGAACAAATAGCTCCACTGAGGAAATGGGTAACCAAACTTCGGAACCCATCCTTTGTTTCTGGCTGTCGTATTGATCCTCTCGTCTTGATTGTACTTCAGAGTTGGTCTTGCTCTGGTTTCTTCTGTTTATTGTACAGTAACACAATTGACATGCCGTTTCCACACACTGAAATTGCAGGCCGAGGACACGTCCCGGAAATGGCATTACGAAGCCGACAGAGAGTCCGGGGAGAAGTCTGTCCTTGTTAGAGAGCTGTCAAGAGCACTCGGTGCTAAGACACGCTCGAATTGATCAATACTACGGGCGAGTggctgttgtcgttgttgttgtaacCTGTAAGTCCACCGTTATGAAGCTTTCTCTTGTTTTACGTGTCTGCCTTGTCTATATGTGTAAGGCTACAAGGAACGAAATCAATGTACATATTTTACCCCTATGTTAAATAAAGCAGAGTCCATTTTGATGTGGGGAGGCTATAGCTGGTATTGGTCGGGGCTTGTGTTTATCTGCAGCCCTTATTCAGTGCTGACGCAAATTTGCCACGCTAGTGAAGAGAAGCTGTACAAAGACGTATCTATCCCCGCGTGCTAAACCGATGCGGGTGA
It contains:
- the LOC119341514 gene encoding uncharacterized protein LOC119341514, coding for MSFLAGRLAAQEGAYFLQESKLAAGRLAAKLPASARGPRPASPPPSPDVLPEILRHSVPIRPTPPPADSTLYGSTRWVLPQGGAETAGVSPDVLNPLRSYVALPQATFGPKRWELPTEQPYYSAATANERRRDMHPPPMDPEKLKAVIDGYSQVGKAFLAGTVLVFGGATAVLLYTANKLQLHSVDDVKAKGKDAVQPHADMIKEQIAPLRKWAEDTSRKWHYEADRESGEKSVLVRELSRALGAKTRSN